A window of Garciella nitratireducens DSM 15102 contains these coding sequences:
- a CDS encoding HlyD family efflux transporter periplasmic adaptor subunit, translating to MTSKKKKLFIRFLFFFIIIIFISFIFMIIKSMSSKTIEIKESFINQEIFTKAFVIHQEDIVYLNGVRDLHLKIKEGDKLAVDTVIGNFEDIQINNQEGRDLEIINEKLGKGMHQQNGLFDKDLEKINKQLIDIEFKIKKENAKNKIEKLKKEKENLQDKKQIIETSFRYTFTDNESLNKIKNKLQNDFKPIEGQITPRKLGIHYSSYIFFQQDGFENLLHKDLLGKITPQYFNQVERYMDKEKNLIKEDKNIFKFIDGSEIYLVIKVPQNSFVSMEEKLAKTKKIVNSQWKKSGQTNFYSYIENRRDILEKFPKITLKWDNNSIIGYILDSNKNHDNKEKILTIKVETKNHKLIGKRQNNIYVYDKQYQGFIIPKKSIIRENGKEGVILLKENNKEQFIEINIKSELEDVAILEPGENKKLKNGIRILANP from the coding sequence GTGACTTCTAAAAAAAAGAAATTATTCATTAGATTTTTATTTTTTTTCATTATTATTATCTTTATTAGCTTTATCTTTATGATAATAAAGAGTATGTCTTCTAAAACAATAGAAATAAAAGAAAGTTTTATCAATCAAGAAATTTTCACAAAGGCTTTTGTAATACACCAAGAAGATATTGTATATCTCAATGGAGTACGTGATTTACATTTAAAAATAAAAGAAGGGGATAAACTTGCTGTAGATACTGTTATTGGAAATTTTGAGGATATACAAATAAATAATCAAGAGGGTAGAGATTTAGAAATTATAAATGAGAAATTAGGGAAGGGAATGCATCAACAAAATGGACTATTTGATAAAGATTTGGAAAAAATTAATAAACAATTAATAGATATTGAATTTAAAATAAAAAAAGAAAATGCTAAAAATAAGATAGAAAAATTAAAAAAAGAAAAAGAAAATTTACAAGATAAAAAACAAATCATTGAAACTTCTTTTCGTTATACATTTACTGATAATGAAAGTCTTAATAAAATAAAGAATAAATTGCAAAATGATTTTAAACCTATAGAAGGGCAGATAACTCCTAGAAAACTTGGCATTCACTATTCTAGTTATATTTTTTTCCAACAAGATGGTTTTGAGAATTTATTACATAAGGATTTATTAGGAAAAATTACTCCACAATATTTTAATCAAGTTGAAAGATATATGGATAAAGAGAAAAATTTAATAAAAGAGGATAAAAATATATTTAAATTTATTGATGGTTCTGAAATATATTTAGTAATTAAGGTACCTCAAAATTCTTTTGTTTCTATGGAAGAAAAACTTGCTAAAACAAAAAAAATTGTAAATTCTCAATGGAAAAAAAGTGGACAAACTAATTTTTATTCTTATATTGAAAATAGAAGAGATATTTTAGAAAAATTTCCAAAAATTACATTAAAATGGGATAATAACTCCATTATTGGTTATATATTAGATAGTAATAAAAATCATGATAATAAAGAAAAAATACTTACTATAAAAGTAGAAACAAAAAATCATAAATTAATTGGAAAAAGACAAAATAATATCTATGTTTATGATAAACAGTACCAAGGATTTATTATACCTAAAAAATCTATTATAAGAGAAAATGGGAAGGAAGGGGTCATTTTATTAAAAGAAAATAATAAAGAACAATTTATAGAAATTAATATAAAATCTGAATTAGAAGATGTTGCTATTTTAGAACCTGGAGAGAATAAAAAATTAAAGAATGGGATCAGGATTTTAGCAAATCCATAA
- the spoIVA gene encoding stage IV sporulation protein A: MGEYNIYQDISDRTQGDIYLGVVGPVRTGKSTFIKKFMELLVIPNIENDYKKERMLDEIPQSGSGKTIMTTEPKFVPNEAVAIKLQENASFKVRLIDCVGYLVKGALGYQENEFPRMVSTPWSEEPIPFEQAAELGTKKVIKEHSTIGIVVTTDGSITDISRQSYIEPEERVIAELKEINKPFIIVLNSTNPTHPDTINLRDKLFEKYDVPVICIDCLNMTIDDINGILEKILFEFPVKELNFTLPKWIESLEFNHWLKGEILENLKSSIVNIQKLRDVEKITSGFKNSQNISSVNLEEINLGEGVSNIEIRLKDNLFYQILGEESGYAIEGEHQLLSLIKELSYAKKEYDKVKDALNDVRTLGYGVVPPSFEEMSLEEPEMLKQGNSFGIKLKASAPSLHFIRANVEAEVAPMVGTQKQGEDLVNYLLDKFENDPSKLWETNMFGKSLHELVQEGLQNKLTKMPQDVQTKLQKTLTRIVNEGNGGLICIII, translated from the coding sequence ATGGGAGAATATAATATATACCAAGATATTTCAGATAGAACTCAAGGGGACATTTATCTTGGTGTAGTAGGACCTGTTCGTACTGGTAAATCAACTTTTATTAAAAAATTTATGGAGTTATTAGTAATTCCTAATATTGAAAATGATTATAAAAAAGAAAGAATGCTAGATGAAATTCCTCAAAGCGGGTCTGGAAAAACTATTATGACAACAGAACCGAAATTTGTTCCAAATGAAGCAGTGGCAATAAAATTACAGGAAAATGCATCTTTTAAAGTACGTTTGATTGATTGTGTAGGATATTTAGTGAAAGGAGCATTAGGTTATCAGGAAAACGAATTTCCTAGGATGGTATCTACACCTTGGTCAGAAGAGCCCATTCCTTTTGAACAAGCAGCAGAATTAGGTACTAAAAAAGTGATTAAAGAACATTCTACTATAGGGATTGTAGTAACCACAGATGGAAGTATTACAGATATCTCCAGACAAAGTTATATTGAGCCAGAAGAAAGAGTTATAGCAGAGTTAAAGGAAATCAATAAACCATTTATAATAGTTCTAAATTCTACGAATCCTACTCATCCAGATACTATTAATTTAAGAGATAAATTATTTGAAAAGTATGATGTACCTGTTATTTGTATCGATTGTTTAAACATGACAATTGATGATATTAATGGTATATTAGAGAAAATATTATTTGAATTTCCTGTAAAAGAATTAAACTTTACTCTTCCAAAATGGATAGAAAGCTTAGAATTTAATCATTGGTTAAAAGGGGAGATTTTAGAAAATTTAAAATCTTCTATAGTAAATATACAAAAATTAAGAGATGTTGAAAAAATTACTTCTGGATTTAAAAATAGTCAAAATATTTCTTCGGTGAATTTAGAAGAAATTAATCTTGGAGAAGGAGTATCTAATATAGAAATTCGATTGAAAGATAATTTATTTTATCAAATTCTCGGAGAGGAATCTGGTTATGCAATTGAAGGAGAACATCAATTATTATCTCTTATTAAGGAATTATCTTATGCTAAAAAAGAATACGATAAGGTAAAAGATGCTTTAAATGATGTACGTACATTAGGTTATGGAGTTGTTCCTCCAAGTTTTGAAGAAATGAGTTTAGAAGAACCTGAAATGTTAAAACAAGGAAATAGTTTTGGAATAAAATTAAAAGCAAGTGCTCCTAGTTTACATTTTATCAGAGCGAATGTGGAAGCAGAAGTAGCTCCTATGGTTGGAACACAAAAACAAGGAGAAGATTTGGTAAATTATTTATTAGATAAATTTGAAAATGATCCTAGTAAATTATGGGAAACAAACATGTTTGGAAAATCATTACATGAACTAGTACAAGAGGGGTTGCAAAATAAATTAACAAAGATGCCTCAAGACGTACAAACTAAATTACAGAAAACATTGACAAGAATTGTAAATGAGGGAAATGGCGGATTGATTTGTATCATTATTTAA
- a CDS encoding NAD(P)H-dependent glycerol-3-phosphate dehydrogenase translates to MSHVISIIGAGSWGTALAIHLSKKGYQVYLWHRSEEFIKVLKYSRENKKYLPGVLLPENILLTSDLEECITRSNIVILAVPSQKIREISKRISFCLKPSQILVNVAKGIENDTLLRMSEVIYQEIPYNEVIVLSGPSHAEEVAKNIPTTVVVTGKNKETTELIQDIFLSPTFRVYTNPDIIGVELGGALKNVIALAAGVSDGLGYGDNSKAGLITRGIVEISRLGHAMGACVSTFAGLSGLGDLIVTCTSMHSRNRRAGIELGRGNKLENILKNIGMVVEGVATTSAAYQLAQKYDIEMPITSELYQVLYHNKNAKESVDTLMLRNKTNEMEQLTVPYYKNW, encoded by the coding sequence ATGAGTCATGTCATAAGTATAATTGGAGCAGGAAGCTGGGGAACTGCTTTAGCAATACATCTTTCTAAAAAAGGGTATCAGGTTTATCTTTGGCATAGAAGCGAAGAATTTATAAAGGTATTAAAATATAGTAGAGAAAACAAAAAATATTTACCTGGAGTTCTATTGCCAGAGAATATTTTATTAACTAGTGATTTAGAAGAATGTATTACAAGATCTAATATTGTTATTCTTGCAGTACCTTCTCAAAAAATTAGAGAAATATCCAAGAGAATATCTTTTTGTTTAAAGCCTTCACAAATATTAGTGAACGTAGCAAAAGGTATAGAGAATGATACATTGCTTAGAATGTCAGAAGTTATTTATCAAGAAATTCCTTATAATGAGGTTATTGTTCTTTCTGGACCAAGTCATGCAGAGGAAGTTGCTAAAAATATACCTACTACTGTTGTTGTAACAGGGAAAAATAAAGAAACGACAGAGTTGATTCAAGATATATTTTTATCGCCTACTTTTAGAGTATATACTAATCCTGATATCATTGGAGTGGAATTAGGAGGAGCTTTAAAAAATGTAATTGCCTTAGCTGCTGGAGTAAGTGATGGATTAGGATATGGAGATAATTCTAAAGCAGGTTTAATAACGAGAGGGATTGTAGAAATTAGTAGATTAGGCCATGCAATGGGCGCTTGCGTTTCTACCTTTGCAGGTTTATCTGGACTAGGAGATTTAATTGTTACTTGTACTAGTATGCATAGCAGAAATAGGAGAGCAGGTATTGAATTAGGAAGAGGAAATAAGTTAGAAAATATTTTAAAAAATATTGGCATGGTAGTAGAAGGAGTAGCCACTACATCTGCAGCATATCAGTTAGCTCAGAAATATGATATTGAAATGCCTATTACTTCAGAATTATATCAAGTTCTTTATCATAATAAAAATGCTAAAGAATCAGTAGATACTCTTATGTTGAGAAATAAAACAAATGAAATGGAACAACTAACTGTTCCATATTATAAGAATTGGTAA
- the der gene encoding ribosome biogenesis GTPase Der gives MSKSIVAVVGRPNVGKSTFFNKVAGKRISIVEDTPGVTRDRIYAEAEWLGNSFTLIDTGGIEPFSKDIILQQMRLQAELAIETADVIIFMVDGREGITAADYEVANMLRKSNRPTLLVVNKIETKKLESNIFEFYNLGLGDPIAISAKQGLGLGDLLDEVVKLFPKDKKTQENEDRLRIAVIGKPNAGKSTLINKLLGEERVIVSHIAGTTRDAIDTPFQYNGENYILIDTAGIRRKSRIRENVEKYSVIRSFTGIERSDVCLLMIDAQEGVTEQDTKIAGYAHEEGKAIIIIVNKWDLIEKDSKTMDQFRKEIREKLSFMSYAPILFISAKTGQRIHKIMELVDYVSNQHSMRISTGMLNEIIGEAILLNQPPADKGKRLNILYATQASVKPPTFILFVNDINLMHFSYQRYIENQIRKSFGFEGTPIRFIIRQKND, from the coding sequence GTGTCTAAATCGATTGTTGCTGTTGTTGGAAGGCCTAACGTAGGAAAATCTACTTTTTTTAATAAAGTAGCTGGCAAAAGAATTTCTATTGTAGAAGACACGCCAGGTGTTACTAGAGATCGTATTTATGCAGAGGCTGAATGGCTAGGAAATTCTTTTACTCTTATAGATACTGGTGGAATTGAACCTTTTTCTAAAGATATTATTTTACAACAAATGAGATTACAAGCTGAATTAGCTATTGAGACAGCAGATGTTATTATTTTTATGGTAGATGGAAGAGAGGGAATTACTGCGGCAGATTATGAAGTAGCCAATATGTTGAGAAAATCTAATCGTCCCACATTATTAGTAGTGAATAAAATTGAAACCAAAAAATTAGAGAGTAATATATTTGAATTTTATAATTTAGGGTTAGGGGATCCAATTGCTATTTCTGCTAAGCAAGGATTAGGATTAGGAGATCTTTTAGACGAGGTTGTAAAATTATTTCCAAAAGATAAAAAAACACAAGAAAATGAGGATCGATTAAGAATTGCAGTGATAGGCAAACCTAATGCTGGTAAATCTACTTTAATTAATAAATTATTAGGAGAAGAGAGAGTCATTGTTAGTCATATAGCAGGTACAACGAGAGATGCTATAGATACTCCATTCCAATATAATGGAGAAAATTACATATTAATTGATACAGCGGGAATAAGAAGGAAAAGTAGAATTAGAGAAAATGTAGAAAAATATAGTGTAATTCGTTCTTTTACAGGAATTGAAAGATCAGATGTTTGTTTGCTTATGATTGATGCACAAGAAGGAGTCACAGAACAAGATACTAAGATTGCTGGTTATGCTCATGAAGAGGGAAAAGCCATTATTATTATAGTAAATAAATGGGACCTTATTGAAAAAGATAGTAAAACGATGGATCAATTTAGAAAAGAGATTAGAGAAAAATTATCTTTTATGAGTTATGCACCTATATTATTTATTTCTGCGAAGACAGGTCAAAGAATTCATAAAATTATGGAATTAGTAGATTATGTATCTAATCAACACTCTATGAGAATTTCTACAGGAATGTTAAATGAAATAATTGGCGAAGCAATTCTATTAAATCAACCACCTGCAGATAAAGGAAAGAGATTAAATATTTTATATGCTACACAAGCTAGTGTAAAACCACCGACCTTTATTTTGTTTGTAAATGATATTAATCTAATGCATTTTTCTTATCAGCGTTATATAGAAAATCAAATAAGAAAGTCTTTTGGTTTTGAAGGAACTCCTATTCGTTTTATTATAAGGCAAAAAAATGATTAA